In Brassica napus cultivar Da-Ae chromosome C2, Da-Ae, whole genome shotgun sequence, the sequence AAGGAGGGAGAGTTTGTGTATCTCCTATTATATGTCGATGACATCTTAATAGCTTCCAGGAACAAGAGGTACGTTGATGAGTTGAAGGTTCTACTGAGCTCAGAGTTCGAAATGAAGGATCTGGGAGAGGCCAAGAAGATTCTAGGAATGGAGATAACTCGTGATAGAGCAAGAGGCGTTTTGACAATATCACAGGGTTACATTCACAAGATACTTGGAAACTTTGGGATGGAGCAAGCGAAAGCAGTAGGAAGTCTTATGGACTTAATGATCTGCACAAGACCGGATCTTGCATTCGCGGTAGGAATGGTGTGCAAATACATGAGTAATCCTATAAAGGATCATTGGCAAGCAGTTAAATGGCTTCTTAGATACTTGAGAGGTTCAGAAAAGACAAGATTGGTTTTCAGAAATGAAGGAGTGTTTACTGCTCGAGGTTACTGTGATGCTGATTATGCCGGTGATGCAGATAAACGGAGGTCAACTACAGGGATGGAATTCACAGTAGGAGGGAATCCGGTTAGTTGGAGGTCTAGTCTACAAAAAGTGGTGGCTTTATCGTCAACAGAGTCAGAGTATATTGCGTTGTCAGAAGCGTCAAGAGAAGCAGTATGGCTGAGAGGATTCATGAGTGAGTTAGGTTTCAGTCAAGATGCGGTCAGTATATATTGCGACTCTCAGAGTGCTATTGCGATAGCTAAGAATGCTTTGTGCAACGAGAGGACCAAGAACGTTCAAACAAAGTATCATTTTGTTAGAGATCTGATTGCAGATGGATGGGTTAAAGTGCTAAAGATTGCTACAGAGTATAACCCGGCAGACATTTTTACCAAGGTTTTACCAGTGGGCAAGTTCAAAGGAGCTTTGGACATGCTGAGAGTTACTGAAGATTGAAGCATCAGGTCCATAAGTTATTGAAGCTGGGAAGGTTCTTTCTCAGAAGCTGAGCGAGTTTGTTCAGAGTTTAAGGTGGAGCAACGTGGAGTGTATGATCTGATAAGGAACAAGgtggagtgttgagatgaggtgttCCTAATCAGTTCGAAGGTCTCCGGTTCAATCAAGGAATCAGATTGAAGATTGGTTTGACGGTTTAGTCGAACCGGCTAGTCACAAGGTTATCACGTGACTATAATGTAAACGACTAAGATATAAAGTCGTATTACATTCTCTTTATGCTGAGTTGATTAAGTTGTAACggcatagagagagagagcatagATAGAGataagatagagagagagaaaggcggAGAGTAAAAGACGCCATTGTTGTATCTCGAGAGCTCATTTTTGAGCTAAGATCTCATCTAGTGCAGTTGCTGGTACCGTCCAGCCCCTGCGAGAATAGCGGCTACTCCACGTCGGAGGAGTGCGGTGAACTCCGGGTCACCAAGCTTTGTGTCTTCgttcttttgtttgttcttttttttgcaTTAGCTTAGATTGAATCGATATCGAACGCACAAGCTCCGATCCAACAGTACCTTTGTCTTTCCTAATGAATAAGTAACAATGCAGTGATATATGCAGCTGGTTCATCCCGTAAGAGATACAAAAGCCTCtgaaacaaacattaaaagaaTAATCGGTCAATTGAAAAAGACTTTACATTCTGAAGAATGAATTTATTGTACTCGTGCGTATGCCGACTGAGAcatctgaaaaatatttatagctGTTGGTCAAAATCTAGGACCTAACTGTGTAAATATGTGTGTTCCATTTGTCAAGCGAGCGTTAGAATGACAATCaaaatatcaatcaaacaaTGTCGACAATCCTTACTGTTGCTATGTAAGTTTGTAATAAGATCTCTTTACATACGATGGGTGGCATCTTTAGAGCCGCTGGAATCCAAAATGCACAGAAATGAAGAGagataataaaagaaaaatctacTCCCTCATTTCctgaaaacaagattttttagattttttagatttttttattgttccacaaagatagattttctatattgttaggtacttttttatatttttgaggaacattaattgaaaatatttgaattggttaAATTGTattggtggaaagttattggaaattgtatattaaagtaaaaaataaattaaattataaacatttattaaatttttaataagcatgcatactctagaaaatcttatttttgtgAACGGATGGAATAAATCTGAGAGGATAAATTGGGATCTGGAGATGAACCCGAGGAGACTATATAAATCTTTTGCACCGCAATAAATAACCGCCCAATACAACTGTCCCGTCGCCCGCCATCTCTCTTGCTTCATTGCTTCGAACTCTCGTGGCCCGATTAAAAAGATATGTGAGCATAACTGAAGAGGAAGACAAACAATCAATAGTCATAATCAAGCAATAAccattatagagagagagagtgaataGACGATTGTGTCAAAGAGAACGTAGGACGTGGATCAACAAATTCATCAGGCAGAAGTAATTAGgtaacaattttttgaattattttaatttattttccgAGTGGAACCTACATAATGGCGACGTGGATAGACTTAGGAGAGATCAAAAACTCTTCTATCATAATATAGATTTCTAACAGCTTGAccgtattttaatatttttgacattttcaaaatatatatatatatatatatatattaattatcttttcatgtattccatatatataagttgtatgaaaatatactatttattgaactgattttataataaatttgacAAAATTGATTGTAAAGAACACATTTACAATTAATATCAGGTTTGAAAGACAAAGATAACTGAATATGTATTCCACAAAAGAAGGATTTAACAAAGGAAAAAACAATACAAACCAGCTAAACTATAATTGGTTTTTGCAGGAAAACAAACAGAGAGTTGTAAAAATCAATGGTTACCTAATAATTACTCTGTTAATCGTTAATCCTCCACTAAtgcatttcatcttctctctcttcaAAGTTCCTTGTTATTTAAGCAAACCATGAATCCAATCATCTAATACTAACCCTGGGCCGACCAGAAAACTTTTTGGACGACCCAAGCTTCAAGGGTTATCCTTCACCAGAATAATCAAAATCTAATAATCTCATCGTCGATTTCAAATGGCGTTTGCTTATTTGAACCTTGGGAGCTACGTTATCGTCTTCGTCTCATTGTCTATAGCCATCGTAGCTCCATCGGTTCAAGCTCACATCGCCGTCTTCGATGATTATTGGACCCAGCGTCAAGCCAACGCGTTGAGACAAACAATGGAATCTTATGAACCCAACCCGTTGAACGTCACGAACCACTTTAACTACCATGCAGCATTGTACGTTCTCAAAAACAAGCCTCTTTAATTTATCCTTTTCAACCTAACTTCGTAATCTAAGACAAAATGCGTGAACTCGTTAAAGCCTTAGATGAGCCACCACACCGTGTAACGCCGAATATGAGATTTAGGATAttaaaaaggattttttttttttttttaacattttagtaCCCACGTGAAAATTTAGGAGACAAGACGAATGTTCATCCGGTTGTGTTGGTGTAGACCATTTGGTTACTCAAACGTTTTAAACAAACCTGACAGCaatttttctgtttgttttttCTTGCTCAGAGCAATGGAGACGACTGGTGCTGACAACGGACCAAGGAGAGAGCTCGGACAAGTTAAAGCCGGTCAGAAAACACGTGGCGGAAGGTTCAGATCCCTTAACGCGATTGACAGATGCTGGAGAGGAGACAAAAACTGGGCGAAGAACAGGAAGAAGCTAGCGGACTGCGTCCTAGGGTTTGGTCTGAAAACAACCGGAGGCAAAAACGGACCCATCTACGTTGTCACAGACGCATCGGACGACGATCTGTTAAGCCCCAAACCAGGAACTCTAAGACACGCCGTGACTCGCGACAGACCACTTTGGATCATATTTGCTAGAACCATGGTCATAAAACTACAACAAGAGTTGATGATAACAAACGATAAAACCATCGACGGTCGAGGAGTGAGTGTTTACATAACCGGAGGTGCAGGATTCACGTTACAGTTCGTGAAGAATGTGATCATACACAATATTCATATGAAGTTTATTAAAAGAGGATTCGGTGGGTTGATTAGAGACTCCGAAGAACATTTTGGGCTTAGAACAATTAGTGATGGTGATGGGATCAATATCTTTGGAGCTACAAACATATGGATCGATCATGTCTCCATGAGAAACTGTTCTGATGGTATGATCGATGCCATCATGGGATCGACCGCCATTACTATCTCCAATTCCCATTTCACCGACCATAAGGAGGTAAGGCTAAGCACAAAACATGGGAACAAAATCAACGTTtcataacataatatttactaTGCATAAAGATGTTTTACGCATGTGGTTTCTGTTGAATAACACAATATATGTATGCATTAAACGCAGGTGATGTTGTTTGGGGCTAAAAACGGTGACGAGTTCGACAAGAAAATGCAGATCACGGTTGCGTTTAACCATTTTGGTAAGAGATTGAATCAAAGAATGCCAAGGGTGAGATACGGTATGGTCCATGTAGTGAACAATGACTACACTCACTGGGAAATGTATGCAATTGGTGGAAACATGAACCCTACCATTATAAGTCAAGGCAATCGTTTCATTGCTCCTCCTAAAGAAGATTGCAAGCAGGTAAACAAAACACGAGAAGCTGTCCTAGTGTTTAACACTCTTAGATTACCTAGTAGGAATTTAAGGTGTTATGGGTTCAATTGATAgagattaatttttttctttctaaaattgCAGGTTACAAAGAGAGAGTACACACCGTATCCAGAGTGGAAGTCATGGAACTGGCAATCAGAGAGAGATTACTTTTTGAATGGAGCTTACTTTGTGCAATCAGGAAAGTCAAATGCATGGAGCGCTGCACCGAAAAATCCAATCCCTAAAGAGTTTACAATCCGTCCTCAGCCAGGAACAAAGGTAAGAAGTCTCACCAAAGATGCTGGTACGCTTGATTGCAGACCAGGAAAGTCCTGCTGATAATAAGACTTCATTTGTGGTCCGTACGTGTGTGTTTCCGTGTTGTTATGGTAACAAAGAATTGTATTTGTTGTGGATGGTGATTTGTAACAAATTGTGCATAATGCAGTACGGTTAATCATtaggcttcttcttttttttcttgcccCCACAAGGACATTAGTTTAAACATCAATACATAATAATCACACTCCAAATCTCGGTACCCTAGACTACATCTATTATATCATCAAATCTTGATTTGGTACCATTTGAATCAGTCTTCATTATAAGCTCTATCTTATCGCTTTTTTTTCCAAACCCTGAACACGTCCAGACACCATACCACAAAACATGCTATATATGCATTGCCTCAAAACCATCTCCAGTATTAGCAAGATCCTCATGAGCTAAACCCACCTGTTCCATATATAGATCTGAAATTTATTAATactaccataaaaaaaaaaaagaagagaactaCTCTTGGAACTAGTTAATATTTAATGccatatttgtatataattgaAATCCCTTAAAGACCATACATATCCAAGGCCTGATACAAGAGGCAGAAACAACTGATAGAAGAAGCACCCACAGAAATAGCTTTTAAAACGGTATCCACATGCTTAGTCAAGTTTAACACTGCATCTTCCATATATACCGCATGAGAATAAGCAAGCACCAGCTGCAAGTTTTACCAGTTGCTTCTCATCTGTTACATGCCTGAGACTTTCTACATTTTGCCATCACTCTGTTATGTGAAATGTATTCCCAAACAGAGAACAAAGCAAATACAAAGCTAGATAACGATTATATTGAAGATAAACTGTTTACAAGTACTCAAGAACCTTGAGAGAATTATTAATGGAGTCTCTCCTCTCCCCCTTTCACTCTTTTGATCTAATCCCTAGATGATCTTATTCTCAAAGCAACAAACGACTTAAATAGAAAAGGCAAAGACGGCTCCGTCACTCCCACTCGCTAATCCGTTAACCTCTCACGCGCACTGTGATCCTCCACGTCATCGATCCTTAGTATGTAGATAAGCTCCACTTGCACCTCACCTTCTAGAAGCCATTTACCTTCTTCATCAGTAACCACACATAACACACTCCAATGCAGCATATATGCTGGACAAGATCACAAGTGGAGCTGGAATCTGTGGCTCTAACTCTACTAGCTTCATTGCCACTTCCTCTCCAAGCACTGGATCTATGTGTTGCCTACATGCACcgagcaaaaaaaaagagtaaactGAGGATGGTTGACTTATGACAGCCTTGGCTTCTCTTAATCTCCCAAAGCGATACAAAAGATCAATCATACAGCCAATGTGCTCTGAACTAGGGTTAATCCATATATTCTTCTtgaattaaactaaaaaaattgaagtcCTTTTTTTGACATTACCATAGTAACTACAAGTAGACAGAACGTGAGTAAAGGTTCTTCTACCTTCGCCTAGCTCTCGTAGTaggtcaaatatatattatatcaaccGCTAGAGATGCAAAAGCGAGCACCAAAGGATCGGACACAAGAAGATATTGTTGGTTAATGACTGGTTTAAATCGGTTATTTAATGAGTAACGGTTAAATTCGGTTAACTGTCATGTGTTGATTAGATCGAAAGCCTTCTAGAAGATCTCCACAGCGTGCGTTATACGAAGCTCCACATCATTTCTCAACCGCACGGTGAATTCGAAGATCACCGATCGGAGACTCTCCACGCTTCAACGGTGGTTATCCTCGTCGCTTAAAGTTCcgatctttttacctttttagcTCAACGGTAGGTAAGATCTCTctcatggattttttttttaaaatctaaatctcTTTAGATCCGATCTTTCCATAGGTTAAAGGGAACTGTTTGTAGTATTGAAAAGAGACAACTTTATCGACTTGAAGTTGATGTACTACTTGTAAGCTATGTAGATGATGATCATAGGTTATATAACAAAAACTAGTTTGATTCGACTATGCTTAGGCAAATGGGTTGAGTTGGTTTTGATAAAAACTTGTCTTGTCTTGCTTGGTTGGTTATAGATATCTAGAGTAAAGGAGAAGGATGTCGACACCAGCGAGGAAGAGATTGATGAGGGACTTCAAGAGGTTGCAGCAAGACCCGCCCGCTGGCATCAGCGGTGCTCCTCAAGACAACAACATCATGCTCTGGAATGCTGTTATATTTGGGTAATGTCAACAAGTATACTTACAGAAACATTCTATGTCTTCCTTGTACTTATACGCCTTCTGTTTGTGGATTGGCAGGCCTGATGATACACCATGGGATGGAGGTAAAGTTTTGTTTATTGTAGTATTCACTTATCTTTAGATTTTAGCAATATTCAATATCTTTCCTTGTATGATTTTGTCCAGGTACTTTCAAACTCTCACTGCAGTTTTCAGAAGATTATCCGAACAAACCACCAACTGTTCGGTTTGTTTCACGGATGTTCCATCCAAACAGTAAGttaaaagataacaaaacacaCCATTTTTGTCTGATTTTGAGTGCATGTGATTCGCGAAGCTTACACTTGATCGTTGTCGTGTGTAGTTTATGCTGATGGGAGTATATGCTTGGACATTCTCCAAAACCAGTGGAGTCCAATTTATGATGTCGCTGCTATACTTACCTCCATCcaggtataatatatatatatatatatagacatgcTTCTCATGTCCCACTTGGTCGTTGATCTCCATTTTAAAGTTGTTTATCTGATcacatctttctttctttctttttaaactACAGTCATTGCTCTGTGATCCTAATCCGA encodes:
- the LOC106438196 gene encoding ubiquitin-conjugating enzyme E2 2, whose product is MSTPARKRLMRDFKRLQQDPPAGISGAPQDNNIMLWNAVIFGPDDTPWDGGTFKLSLQFSEDYPNKPPTVRFVSRMFHPNIYADGSICLDILQNQWSPIYDVAAILTSIQSLLCDPNPNSPANSEAARMFSESKREYNRRVREVVEQSWTAD
- the LOC106443623 gene encoding probable pectate lyase 6 — translated: MAFAYLNLGSYVIVFVSLSIAIVAPSVQAHIAVFDDYWTQRQANALRQTMESYEPNPLNVTNHFNYHAALAMETTGADNGPRRELGQVKAGQKTRGGRFRSLNAIDRCWRGDKNWAKNRKKLADCVLGFGLKTTGGKNGPIYVVTDASDDDLLSPKPGTLRHAVTRDRPLWIIFARTMVIKLQQELMITNDKTIDGRGVSVYITGGAGFTLQFVKNVIIHNIHMKFIKRGFGGLIRDSEEHFGLRTISDGDGINIFGATNIWIDHVSMRNCSDGMIDAIMGSTAITISNSHFTDHKEVMLFGAKNGDEFDKKMQITVAFNHFGKRLNQRMPRVRYGMVHVVNNDYTHWEMYAIGGNMNPTIISQGNRFIAPPKEDCKQVTKREYTPYPEWKSWNWQSERDYFLNGAYFVQSGKSNAWSAAPKNPIPKEFTIRPQPGTKVRSLTKDAGTLDCRPGKSC